The following proteins are encoded in a genomic region of Xenopus laevis strain J_2021 chromosome 3L, Xenopus_laevis_v10.1, whole genome shotgun sequence:
- the LOC108710549 gene encoding olfactory receptor 10AG1: MNEKNQTLVSEIVLLGFQNLHNFKIPLFSLFLLIYIMTVWENVLIIVLVSSSQNLQSPMYFFLQQLSLSDLLGCTNIVPTLLQTVINEEAKLSLVGCVTQYSFFCIPEVFECLLLAVMSYDRYVAICIPLRYSSIMSHRVCVTFTLLLWAIAFGLAIITVNLVGTLQFCDQNTINHFFCDLLPILELSCSDAFFVQLEITTLSIPVVICPFIIISVSYMCIAHAILKMVSNTGRQKAFSTCSSHLAVVSLFYGTLIAIYVVPPTEQSQTISKVLSLLLTIVIPLINPMIYSLKNKDMNDALKGNIYLYFPRLSH; this comes from the coding sequence ATGAATGAGAAGAACCAGACGTTGGTCAGTGAGATTGTTCTCTTGGGATTTCAGAATCTCCACAATTTCaagattcccctgttctctctgttcCTTCTGATTTACATTATGACAGTTTGGGAGAACGTGCTCATCATAGTGTTGGTGTCCTCCAGCCAGAACCTCcagtcccccatgtacttctttctccaGCAGCTCTCACTGTCTGATCTACTGGGGTGCACAAATATTGTCCCCACTCTGCTccaaactgtaataaatgaagaAGCCAAATTATCCCTTGTTGGCTGTGTTactcaatattcttttttttgtatcccAGAAGTTTTTGAGTGTTTGCTTCTAGCagtaatgtcctatgacagatatgtggCCATCTGTATCCCACTGCGTTACTCTTCTATAATGTCCCACAGGGTTTGTGTTACATTCACTTTACTGTTGTGGGCTATTGCCTTTGGCCTTGCAATTATTACAGTAAATCTAGTAGGGACACTACAGTTCTGTGACCAAAATACCATTAATcatttcttttgtgatttattaccTATTCTAGAACTTTCCTGCTCAGACGCTTTTTTTGTGCAATTAGAAATAACCACACTGTCTATCCCAGTAGTTATTTGTCCTTTTATAATCATTTCTGTATCATATATGTGTATTGCCCATGCAATCCTAAAGATGGTGTCCAATactgggagacaaaaagccttctccacctgcagctcccacttggctgtggtctcctTATTTTATGGGACTCTCATTGCTATTTATGTGGTTCCCCCCACAGAACAGTCACAGACCATAAGCAAAGTTCTCTCTTTGTTATTGACCATAGTGATTCCTTTGATTAATCCAATGATTTATAGCCTGAAAAATAAAGACATGAACGATGcccttaaagggaacatataccTTTATTTCCCACGTTTGTCCCACTGA
- the LOC108710682 gene encoding olfactory receptor 1468, with the protein MNEKNQTLVSEIVLLGFQNLHNFKIPLFSLFLLIYIMTVWENVLIIVLVSSSRNLQSPMYFFLQQLSVSDLLESTSIVPILLQTVINEGAPVSLVGCITQLYFFCSLEAFECLLLAVMSYDRYVAICIPLRYSSIMSHRVCVTLILISLVLGFGITMISVNLIGTLQFCHQNIINHFFCDFFPLLELSCSDTFLVQLEAIIVTIPVVICPFILIIVSYMCIAHAILKIVSNTGRQKAFSTCSSHLAVVSIFYGTLIAIYVAPSRNQSQTMSKVLSLLYTILIPVLNPLIYSLRNKDMNDALKNL; encoded by the coding sequence ATGAATGAGAAGAACCAGACATTGGTCAGTGAGATTGTTCTCTTGGGATTTCAGAATCTCCACAACTTCaagattcccctgttctctctgttccttctgatttacattatgacagtttgggagaacgtcctcatcatagtgttggtgtcctccagccggaacctccagtcccccatgtacttctttctccaGCAACTGTCTGTGTCTGATCTACTGGAATCCACAAGTATTGTCCCCATCCTACTTCAAACAGTAATAAATGAAGGAGCCCCAGTGTCCCTTGTTGGGTGCATTACTCAGTTGTATTTCTTTTGCAGTTTAGAAGCTTTTGAGTGTTTGCTTCTAGCagtaatgtcctatgacagatatgtggCCATCTGTATCCCACTGCGTTACTCTTCTATAATGTCCCACAGGGTTTGTGTTACATTAATTCTAATATCATTGGTTCTTGGCTTTGGCATTACAATGATTTCAGTAAATCTAATAGGGACACTACAGTTCTGTCACCAAAATATTATTaatcatttcttctgtgatttctTTCCTCTTCTAGAACTTTCCTGCTCAGACACATTCTTAGTACAATTAGAAGCAATTATAGTTACTATCCCTGTGGTTATTTGCCCCTTTATATTGATCATTGTATCATATATGTGTATTGCCCATGCAATCCTAAAGATAGTGTCCAATaccgggagacaaaaagccttctccacctgcagctcccacttggctgtggtctccatattttatgggactcTCATTGCTATTTATGTGGCTCCATCCAGAAACCAATCACAGACCATGAGCAAAGTTCTGTCTCTTTTATACACCATATTGATTCCTGTGCTTAACCCACTTATTTACAGCCTGAGAAACAAAGACATGAATGATGCCCTTAAGAACCTATAA
- the LOC121401338 gene encoding olfactory receptor 5G3-like, which translates to MNEENQTLVSEIVLLGFQNLHNFKIPLFSLFLLIYIMTVWENVFIIVLVSSSRNLQSPMYFFLQQLSLCDLLGSSNIVTSLLPTVINGEATLSLVGCIAQYSFFCVPEVFECLLLAVMSYDRYVAICIPLSYTSIMSDRVCVKIMLMLWAIAFSISVIAVNSIGTLQFCDQNPINHFFCDLSPLLKRSCSDTFFVQLEVMIVTIPVVISPFILITVSYMCIAHAILKIVSNTGRQKAFSTCSSHLAVVSIFYGTLIAIYVVPPRNQSQTLSKVLSLLLTIMIPLINPMIYSLRNKDINGALKGNIYLYFRIFPTSYT; encoded by the coding sequence ATGAATGAGGAGAACCAGACATTGGTCAGTGAGATTGTTCTCTTGGGATTTCAGAATCTCCACAACTTTAaaattcccctgttctctctgttcCTTCTGATTTACATTATGACAGTTTGGGAGAACGTCTTCATCATAGTGTTGGTGTCCTCCTCCCGGAACCTCcagtcccccatgtacttctttctccaGCAGTTGTCCTTATGTGATCTACTGGGATCTTCAAATATTGTGACCTCCCTGCTCCCAACTGTAATAAATGGAGAAGCCACCTTGTCCCTTGTTGGTTGTATTgctcaatattcttttttttgtgtcCCAGAAGTTTTTGAGTGTTTGCTTCTAGCagtaatgtcctatgacagatatgtggCCATCTGTATCCCACTGAGTTACACTTCTATAATGTCCGACAGGGTCTGTGTTAAAATAATGTTAATGTTGTGGGCTATTGCCTTTAGCATTTCAGTGATTGCAGTGAATTCAATAGGGACACTACAGTTCTGTGACCAAAATCCCATTAATcatttcttttgtgatttatcaCCTCTTCTAAAACGTTCCTGCTCAGATACTTTCTTTGTCCAATTAGAAGTAATGATAGTTACTATCCCTGTGGTTATTTCCCCCTTTATACTGATCACTGTATCATATATGTGTATTGCCCATGCAATCCTAAAGATAGTGTCCAATaccgggagacaaaaagccttctccacctgcagctcccacttggctgtggtctccatattttatgggactcTCATTGCTATTTATGTGGTTCCTCCCAGAAACCAGTCACAGACCCTAAGCAAAGTTCTCTCTTTGTTATTGACCATAATGATTCCTTTGATTAACCCAATGATTTATAGCCTGAGAAATAAAGACATTAATGGTGcccttaaagggaacatatacctttatttcagaattttcCCCACCAGTTATACATAA